The Coleofasciculus sp. FACHB-1120 DNA segment TCAAAACTAAAGTTGAAATCGAGTCCAGGGACAGCACGACTTTACCAGTGAAAAACGATTGAGTCTTTCCCAGAAGAGTTCAGTGCCCCTAGTGAGCGTCAAGCAACAGAGACATCGATTTCAGGATTAGCGATCGCATCTAGAAGGTTCCTTGAGAAGAACTCTTCTAAGCCGGAAAAAGCCCTTTCGCTTTCTCGGATACTGGATGGCTTGCCACCTAAGTCCCCGCGAATATAGGCAACGCGCTTCTAGCGCTTACCCGACCGTCGAATAGCTTCATACCAGCTAAAGAAAAAGCCTAAATTAGGCTGACTTAAAAGCTTGCCTCTCTCAATCCGAGGATGTGCCACAGCTCGCTGGTTTGATAACAACGTTTGTTGAAGCAAGCGGATTTACGAAATACTCGTAATACCGCCTCTTTGTACTGTGTAGAAAGGAGAGACCAGAAAGCCGTGTCTGTTGGTATCCTCGGCACCAAACTCGGCATGACCCAAATTTTTGACGAAACAGGAAAAGCAATTCCTGTGACGGTCATTCAAGCAGGGCCATGCACCGTTACGCAAATTAAAACCAAAGCAACAGATGGCTATACTGCCGTCCAGATTGGTTATAGAGAAGTCAAACCCAAAAGTTTAAACAAGCCTGAATTGGGGCATTTGGCAAAATCAAGTGCTCCTCCTTTGCGGAAGCTGCGGGAGTATCGCTTTGAGAATGTGGGAGAGTTCGAGCTAGGGCAACAACTCAAACCAGATATTTTTACTGCTGGCCAAATTGTGGATGTAATCGGCACAAGCATCGGAAAAGGCTTCGCCGGTTATCAAAAGCGCCACAACTTTAAGCGGGGACCCATGTCCCACGGTTCTAAAAACCATCGTCTACCCGGTTCTATCGGTCCTGGAACCACACCGGGGCGTGTTTATCCCGGTAAGCGGATGGCTGGTCGTTTAGGCGGCACGCGCGTTACCATTCGCAAATTGACAGTGGTGCGGGTAGACGCAGAACGCAACCTACTACTGATCAAAGGAGCGATTCCTGGTAAACCAGGGGCGCTGGTTAATATTGTTCCTGCCAAGAAAGTAGGTCGAAAGTAGTCATTTTCTAAGGTCAGGCTGGCTAATCGCTAAGAGCTTTTGATACTTAGCAATCTTCAATTAGCAATTAGCAATTAGCAACGAACAAAGGACAACGGATATGGTTAACTGTGTAGTACGAAACTGGAACGGGGAAGAGGTCGGACAAGCAACCCTAGAATTAAAGGTTGCCAAAGAAGAGAATGCGGCTCATGTCGTCCACCGAGCCTTGGTAAGACAACAGGCGAATGCTCGTCAAGGCACAGCCAGTACCAAAACCCGCGCAGAAGTTAGGGGGGGAGGTCGTAAACCTTGGCGTCAAAAAGGAACGGGTCGCGCTCGTGCTGGGTCGATTCGCTCACCACTGTGGCGAGGTGGCGGTGTCATCTTTGGTCCTAAGCCAAGAGACTATGACACAAAGATGAACCGGAAGGAACGGCGTTTAGCCCTAAGAACCGCCTTCTTTAGCCGAGCCGAAGACATGATTGTGGTAGAGGAATTTGCTGACAAGTTGCCTCGCCCTAAGACTAAAGAATTGGTGGAAGCGATCGCACGTTGGGGCGTCGAACCAAATTCTAAAGTACTGCTTATCTTAGCAGAACGTGAAGAAAACGTTTATTTGTCAGCACGGAATGTTGCCAAGATGAAGATCATTCCTGCAACCCAGTTGAATGTCTTTGACCTACTGGCAGCTGACAAAATCGTGACGACGCCATCCGCCCTTGTCAAAATCCAGGAGGTTTACAGTGAGTGAGTATAACCCCCGCGCACTTGCGGATCTGGTGTATCGACCGATTGTAACTGAGAAGGCAACTCTGCTGATGGAGCAGAACAAGTATGTCTTTGAAGTCGTTCCTAAAGCGACTAAGCCAGAAATTAAAGCAGCAATTGAAGACCTGTTTAAAGTAAAGGTTGTAAGTGTGAACACCCTTCGCCTACCGCGCAAAAAGCGCCGCGTCGGCAAATTTGCAGGGTTTAAGCCTCAATACAAGCGAGCAATCGTAACTCTGGCAAGCGGAGAGACCATTACCCTTTTCCCAGAAGTTTAATAAGTGAGAAAGTTGACCAGTTGAAATTTAAAACCTCAACTCTTTTCAACTTAATCTCAATGGAAAGCCGCCCTAAAAGCGACTTCGACCTTCAACCTTCAAACCTCTTTTTTAAGTTATGGGTACCCGTTCTTATCGGCCTTATACTCCCAGTACTCGTCAAGTTACCATCTCGGACTTTGCCGAAGTTACGCGGAGCGAGCCGGAAAAGTCACTAACCTACACAAAGCATCGCCCCAAAGGTCGAAACAATCGTGGGGTGATCACCAGCCGCCGTCGGGGCGGCGGTCATAAACAGCTTTACCGGGAGATTGATTTTCGCCGCGACAAGCACAATATTCCTGCGAAAGTGGCAACCATTGAGTACGATCCTAATCGTAATGCCCGGATTGCCCTAGTTTATTACCGGGATGGGGAAAAGCGATATATTCTGCATCCAGTCGGATTAACGGTGGGTACAGTAATCACTGCTGGAGCAGACTCCCCAATTGAAACTGGCAATGCGTTACCTTTAAGCAGGATTCCGTTAGGAACTGCCGTTCATAACGTAGAACTGACTGCTGGACGGGGCGGGCAAATTGTTCGCGCGGCTGGTGCCAGTGCACAAGTGGTCGCTAAAGAAGGCGACTATGTCACGATCAAGCTGCCCTCCGGTGAAGTCCGGATGATTCGTCGCGAGTGCTACGCAACCATCGGACAAGTCGGCAATGTCGATCATCGCAACTTGAGTGCCGGTAAAGCTGGTCGCAATCGCTGGAAGGGACGCCGTCCGAAGGTAAGAGGTAGCGTCATGAACCCAGTCGATCACCCCCACGGTGGTGGTGAGGGACGGGCACCGATTGGTAGAAGTGGTCCAGTGACCCCTTGGGGTAAGCCCACTTTAGGTGCCAAGACCCGTAAGCGAAATAAGCCAAGCAATAAATTGATTGTCCGGCGTCGTCGCAAATCTTCCAAGCGCGGTCGGGGCGGTCGGGAGTCCTAGAATTTTAGGTTTTAGATTTTGGATTTTAGATTAGTAATAAGTCCAAAATCCAAAATCCGAAATCCGAAAATCCAAAAGTAATTGGGGTTATTTGAAGTATGGGTCGTTCTCTTAAAAAAGGTCCTTTTGTTGCGGACCATTTGCTGAAAAAGATTGAAAATTTGAATGCTAGGGGCGATAAGCAGCTTATTAAAACTTGGTCTCGTGCTTCAACTGTATTACCGCAAATGGTGGGTCATACTATCGCGGTTCATAATGGGCGGACTCACGTGCCAGTTTACGTCACCGAGCAAATGGTAGGGCATAAGTTGGGAGAATTCGCTCCAACTCGCACCTTCCGGGGGCACTCGAAAGATTCCAAGGCAAAGAGGTAATTTTGAAGTTTGGGTTTTGAGATTATTCAGAATTCCAAATTCAAAATTATTAAAAGGGAGAAATCTATGGCAGTTGATACTACAGAAGAAGTGAAAGCGATCGCGCGATACATCCGGATGTCTCCCCACAAGGTGCGCCGGGTTCTCGACCAAATCCGGGGACGCTCCTATCGGGAAGCGCTGATCGTTCTGGAATTTATGCCCTATCGGGCTTGCGATCCTGTCCGCAAGGTACTGCGCTCAGCAGCTGCCAATGCCGAACATAACGCCGGTTTAGACCCCGCCAGGTTGGTGGTTTCTCAGGCTTATGCTGACCAAGGCTCAACCTTGAAACGCTTCAGACCCCGCGCTCAAGGTCGTGCATATCAAATTCGTAAACCAACGTGTCATATCACCGTAGCTGTTGCCCAAGCAGCGGCAGATGAATAACACTAATTTGGCTAAGCGCTAATTGTCAGAAACAAGCTTTTGAACAATTAGCAATTAGCAATTCGCTGATTTAAGAGGACGCATTCGTGGGACAGAAAATTCATCCAATTGGTTTTCGACTGGGGATTACCCAAGAACACCGCTCCCGTTGGTTTGCGGATGCTAAGCGCTACCCAGAACTCCTGCAAGAAGACCACACCATTCGGCAGGTCGTGGAGAAAAAACTCAGTAACGCTGGTATCTCTCAAGTACGGATCGAGCGCAAAGCTGATCAAATTGACTTAGAAATCCACACCGCTCGACCGGGTGTTGTGGTAGGTCGTGGTGGTACTGGCATTGAAGTATTACGCGGCGATCTTCAACAGGCTTTAGGCGGTGGCAATCGTCAAATTCGGATCAACGTGATCGAAGTAGCACGGGTAGATGCCGACGCCGGACTGATTGCTGAGTATATTGCCCAACAGCTAGAGCGACGAGTTTCCTTCCGGCGCGTTGTCCGGCAAGCGATTCAACGCGCCCAACGTGCTGAAGTCCAGGGAATTAAAGTCCAAGTCAGCGGACGGTTAAACGGGGCGGAAATTGCCCGAACCGAGTGGACGCGGGAAGGCAGAGTGCCTCTGCATACCCTTCGAGCCAACATTGACTACGCTTACCGCACCGCCAAAACCATTTATGGCATTCTTGGCGTTAAAGTTTGGATCTTTAAAGGCGAAGTGATTCCTGGTCAGGAAGAAATTCCGGCTCCTAACAACGCTCAACCTAAGCGTCGTCAACAGCGTCGCCGCCAGCAATTTGAAGACCGCTCTAATGAATAAGTTGATAGGTAATCGGTAATCGGTAATGGGTAATCAAAAAGAAAACGCCCAATTACCAGTTACCAATTACTAATTACCAATTATCAAATACCCATTACCAAGTCATGTTAAGTCCCAGAAGAACAAAATTTCGCAAACAGCAGCGCGGGCGAATGAACGGTTTGGCGACTCGGGGCAATAGCCTAAACTTTGGTGACTTTGGCCTCCAATCCACAGAACCTTCTTGGATTACCTCGCGTCAGATTGAAGCCAGCCGCCGAGCCATGACCCGTTACATCCGTCGGGGTGGCAAAATTTGGATTCGGGTCTTCCCCGATAAACCAGTCACAATGCGTCCTGCTGAAACCCGCATGGGTTCTGGTAAAGGTTCTCCAGAATTTTGGGTAGCTGTCGTGAAGCCCGGGCGGATCTTGTTTGAGATTGCCGGGGTTCCGGAAGAAACCGCCAGGGAGGCAATGCGTCTAGCTTCCCACAAGTTGCCAATTAAGACGAAGTTCATCACTCGTGAAGAAGAAGGGACTGTGTGAGTTATGGCTCTGCCCAAGATAGAAGAAGCCAGAAATTTAGGCGATCAAGAACTGGCTGAAGAAATTTTAGCTGTCAAGCGCCAGCTGTTTGATTTACGACTGCAACAGGCAACTCGACGCCTGGAAAAGTTACACCAGTTCAAGCATACGAAGCATCGTTTAGGTCAGCTCCTAACTGTAGAAGGGGAGCGGCAACGAGCTGCAAAGGCTCAAAAGCCACAACCAGATGCAACATCCGAGGAGTAGACCCCAATGGCAGTTAAAGAACGAGTTGGCGTGGTCGTCAGCGACAAGATGCAAAAGACCGTAGTGGTCACCGTCGAGAACCGCTCGCCGCACCCTAAGTACGGAAAGATTGTAGTGCGTACAAAGCGTTACAAAGCTCACGATGAAGAAAATCAGTGCAAGGTAGGCGATCGCGTCCGGATTTTGGAAACACGACCTCTGAGCCGCACCAAACGATGGGCAGTCGCTGAAATTCTCAACCGTGAGGTTCAATAAGTAAAGTTATGGGTTTTGAGTTTGTAAAGGCGGGTTAATCGAAAATCTCGATTTTTTTATACCGAATCTTTAATGAGGTAAACCTGCCTGTAAAAAGTTCTGAGTGAAAAATTCAAGTTAAAGAATTTCGGGAATAAAAACCACAGTTCAAGTTCTTTCTCTTGTTAAAAACTCAAACCTTACAACTCAAAACTATTATTCAAAACTCACGCATCCGATAGCTAAGAACTATGATTCAGCCCCAATCCTACCTTAATGTCGCAGACAACAGCGGCGCTCGCAAATTAATGTGCATCCGCGTCTTAGGTGCCAGTGGCCGACGCTATGCCGGTGTTGGCGACGTAATCATTGCGGTTGTCAAAGACGCCATTCCCAACATGGCAGTTAAAAAGTCAGATGTTGTGCGAGCCGTGATTGTCCGTACCCGAAAAAATATGCGCCGGGACAGCGGTATGAGTATTCGCTTCGATGATAACGCCGCCGTCATCATCAACGCAGATGGCAACCCTAGGGGAACGCGCGTTTTTGGACCAGTTGCACGCGAACTGCGCGACAAAAACTTTACCAAAATTGTTTCTCTAGCTCCGGAGGTACTCTAATGGCCGCGAAAAAACAGTCTAAAAGAAACGGGACGAAGCTTCCCCAGCGTTATAAAATGCACGTCAAAAAAGGCGACACAGTACAAGTGATTGCCGGTCGTGATAAAGGCAAAGTTGGTGAAATCTTGCGGACGATCCCCCAAGAAAGTCGGGTAATTGTAAAAGGCATCAACATTAAAACCAAGCACGTTAAACCTCAGCAAGAAGGTGAATCGGGTCAAATCGTGACAGTGGAGGCACCGATCCATAGCTCTAACGTGATGCTTTACTCGACTCAACAAAAGATTGCCAGTCGTATTTGCTATACCTTGAATGACGAAGGACGCAAAGTGCGGATGCTCAAAAAAACTGGTGAAATTATTGACTAAGTAGTTGTTAGTTAAAGCGAATTGCTAATTACTAACTTCTATTTTCCCTGACCAAGCCCAGGGGTATTAAGGAAAAAACAATGACACAAAAACTGAAAACGCTGTACCAAGATACGATCGTTCCTAAACTGATGACTCAGTTTAATTACACGAATACCCATCAGGTACCCAAAGTCATAAAGGTCACAGTTAATCGAGGTCTAGGCGAGGCTTCTACCAACGCCAAAGCGCTGGAATCTTCCCTCGCTGAAATTGCCAAAATTACGGGTCAAAAACCAGTAGTGACGCGGGCGAAAAAGGCGATCGCTGGATTCAAACTTCGCCAAGGTATGCCAGTAGGCGTGATGGTGACTTTGCGTGCGGATCGGATGTATGCCTTTCTCGACCGATTGATTAACCTGTCGCTGCCACGAATTCGGGACTTTCGCGGCATTAGTCCCAAAAGCTTCGATGGTCGGGGGAATTACAGCTTAGGCATTAGAGAGCAGCTGATATTTCCCGAAATAGAATACGACAGCATCGACCAAATTCGGGGTATGGACATTTCCATCATTACTACAGCAAATACCGACGAAGAAGGCCGCGCCTTGCTAAAAGAAATGGGAATGCCTTTCCGGGATCAATGAGGCAGTCAAAATAAGGAGGGAATAATGGCGGCGAACGACACAATTTCAGATATGCTGACTCGCATTCGGAATGCGAATCTGGCGCGGCACCAAACAACAGAAATACCAGCGACCAAGATGACTCGCAGTATTGCCAAAGTCCTCAGGGAGGAAGGCTTTATTGCTGAATTTGAAGAAGTTGGCGAAGGGATCAAGCAACACTTGCTAATTTCTCTAAAGTACAAAGGTAAAAACCGTCAACCGATTATTAATACCTTGAAGCGGGTCAGCAAACCTGGTCTGCGGGTTTACTCTAACCGCAAAGAACTACCCCGCGTGCTGGGCGGTATCGGAATTGCGATCATTTCTACCTCCAGCGGCATTATGACTGACCGGGAAGCGCGGCGTCAGGGTGTAGGTGGAGAAGTGCTTTGCTACATCTGGTAGATAAGCTATTAGCTAATAGCTATTAGCTTGATTGGCTGGTAGGTTTCACCAACCTAGAAAAGCACAGACTTTCGGACTCACCGATAGACCAAAAGCTAACAGCTAACAGCTAACGGCTAACGGCTAATTGATTAGGAGGATTAAGTCATGTCTCGTATTGGCAAACGCCCTATTAATATTCCTGCTAAGGTACAAGTTTCGATCGAAGGGCAACATGTTGCAGTGAAAGGGCCTAAAGGAGAATTATCCAGGGTTCTGCCATCTGAGGTGAGTATAGAGCAAGAGGGAGAAACGATCCTGGTCAAGCGGCGAGATGAATCTCGTGCAGCTCGTCAGCGCCACGGTCTTTCTCGGACTTTGGTTGCCAACATGGTCGATGGAGTTTCCCAAGGATTTCAGCGTCGTCTAGAAATCCAGGGAGTCGGTTATCGTGCCGCAGTTCAAGGTCGCAATCTGGTTCTGAACGTGGGTTACAGCCATCCAGTTCAGATTGAACCTCCCGACGGTATTCAAATGGCCGTGGAAAACAACACGAATGTGGTTGTAAGCGGCATTGATAAAGAAATCGTAGGAAACATTGCCGCTCGCATCCGTGCTGTCCGTCCACCGGAAGTCTATAAGGGTAAAGGCATCCGTTATGCGGGTGAAGTGGTAAGACGTAAAGCTGGAAAGGCAGGTAAGAAGTAAAGATGAAGCTAACTCGTAAAGAATTAATCCAACGTCGGCACCACCGGGTACGGCGTAAGGTAAATGGCAGTAGTGAGCGTCCTCGGTTAGCTGTCTTTCGATCCAATCAGCACATTTATGTCCAGGTAATTGACGACACTCAACAACGGACTCTTGCCTGTGCCTCAACTTTGGAGCCGGATCTAAAATCACAGTTAACAACAGGAGCTACCTGTGCCGCCTCTGTTGAGGTAGGGAAGTTAATTGCTCAGCGAGCGATCGCTCAAGGCATTTCAAGGGTTGTCTTTGACCGAGGCGGCAACCTTTACCACGGTCGAATCAAAGCCCTCGCAGACGCTGCTCGCGAAGCTGGTTTGGATTTCTAAAGCCAAGCATGCAAAAGGCAAAAGTAAAAAGAAAGAAGTTTTATCTCTAGATTTCTCCCTGTGATTTCTCTTTCTTTTGCCTTTTTACATTTTTAGTTTTTACTTTCACTCTCAAGGTTCAGGATAAAACTATGGCAAAAGAGCGTCGGAAAAGTTCTGCGCGTCGGGAAAAAGAAATCACCTTTCAAGAACGGGTGATTCAGATTCGTCGTGTTAGTAAGGTCGTCAAAGGCGGTAAAAAACTCAGCTTTCGCGCCATCGTGGTCATTGGCAATGAACGCGGTCAAGTTGGCGTCGGGGTTGGCAAAGCAAGTGATGTAATTGGAGCTGTTCGCAAAGGCGTTGCCGACGGCAAAAAGCACTTGATTGACATCCCCTTGACCAAGGCAAATTCTATCCCCCATCCCATCAACGGAGCCGGGGGTGGTGCCCAAGTGATGATGCGACCCGCAGCCCCAGGAACGGGTGTTATTGCCGGTGGTGCTGTACGTACTGTGCTGGAGTTGGCTGGTGTCCGTAACATCTTGGCAAAGCAGCTGGGTTCTAATAACCCCTTGAACAATGCTAGAGCTGCCGTTAATGCTCTTTCCACCTTACGTACATTTTCGGAAGTGGCTGAAGAACGCGGGATTCCTATCGAAAATCTCTACGCCTAAATTTAGCCATCAGCGATTAGCTATTAGTGGCTCTCAGTTTAAAGGCAACTTTAATATCTTAGACAAAAGGCAAAAACTAACAACTAATAGCTAAAAGCTTCCCCAAAAAAAAATTAAGTCGTCAATTCTCTAGGTCAAGCGAATGAGATTAGAAGATGCAGTTCCTAAAAAAGGCTCAAAGAAGCGCCGCCGACGC contains these protein-coding regions:
- the rplF gene encoding 50S ribosomal protein L6 — translated: MSRIGKRPINIPAKVQVSIEGQHVAVKGPKGELSRVLPSEVSIEQEGETILVKRRDESRAARQRHGLSRTLVANMVDGVSQGFQRRLEIQGVGYRAAVQGRNLVLNVGYSHPVQIEPPDGIQMAVENNTNVVVSGIDKEIVGNIAARIRAVRPPEVYKGKGIRYAGEVVRRKAGKAGKK
- the rpsE gene encoding 30S ribosomal protein S5, which encodes MAKERRKSSARREKEITFQERVIQIRRVSKVVKGGKKLSFRAIVVIGNERGQVGVGVGKASDVIGAVRKGVADGKKHLIDIPLTKANSIPHPINGAGGGAQVMMRPAAPGTGVIAGGAVRTVLELAGVRNILAKQLGSNNPLNNARAAVNALSTLRTFSEVAEERGIPIENLYA
- the rplB gene encoding 50S ribosomal protein L2, which codes for MGTRSYRPYTPSTRQVTISDFAEVTRSEPEKSLTYTKHRPKGRNNRGVITSRRRGGGHKQLYREIDFRRDKHNIPAKVATIEYDPNRNARIALVYYRDGEKRYILHPVGLTVGTVITAGADSPIETGNALPLSRIPLGTAVHNVELTAGRGGQIVRAAGASAQVVAKEGDYVTIKLPSGEVRMIRRECYATIGQVGNVDHRNLSAGKAGRNRWKGRRPKVRGSVMNPVDHPHGGGEGRAPIGRSGPVTPWGKPTLGAKTRKRNKPSNKLIVRRRRKSSKRGRGGRES
- the rpsQ gene encoding 30S ribosomal protein S17 yields the protein MAVKERVGVVVSDKMQKTVVVTVENRSPHPKYGKIVVRTKRYKAHDEENQCKVGDRVRILETRPLSRTKRWAVAEILNREVQ
- the rpsC gene encoding 30S ribosomal protein S3, translating into MGQKIHPIGFRLGITQEHRSRWFADAKRYPELLQEDHTIRQVVEKKLSNAGISQVRIERKADQIDLEIHTARPGVVVGRGGTGIEVLRGDLQQALGGGNRQIRINVIEVARVDADAGLIAEYIAQQLERRVSFRRVVRQAIQRAQRAEVQGIKVQVSGRLNGAEIARTEWTREGRVPLHTLRANIDYAYRTAKTIYGILGVKVWIFKGEVIPGQEEIPAPNNAQPKRRQQRRRQQFEDRSNE
- the rplE gene encoding 50S ribosomal protein L5, translating into MTQKLKTLYQDTIVPKLMTQFNYTNTHQVPKVIKVTVNRGLGEASTNAKALESSLAEIAKITGQKPVVTRAKKAIAGFKLRQGMPVGVMVTLRADRMYAFLDRLINLSLPRIRDFRGISPKSFDGRGNYSLGIREQLIFPEIEYDSIDQIRGMDISIITTANTDEEGRALLKEMGMPFRDQ
- the rplV gene encoding 50S ribosomal protein L22; translation: MAVDTTEEVKAIARYIRMSPHKVRRVLDQIRGRSYREALIVLEFMPYRACDPVRKVLRSAAANAEHNAGLDPARLVVSQAYADQGSTLKRFRPRAQGRAYQIRKPTCHITVAVAQAAADE
- the rplC gene encoding 50S ribosomal protein L3; the encoded protein is MSVGILGTKLGMTQIFDETGKAIPVTVIQAGPCTVTQIKTKATDGYTAVQIGYREVKPKSLNKPELGHLAKSSAPPLRKLREYRFENVGEFELGQQLKPDIFTAGQIVDVIGTSIGKGFAGYQKRHNFKRGPMSHGSKNHRLPGSIGPGTTPGRVYPGKRMAGRLGGTRVTIRKLTVVRVDAERNLLLIKGAIPGKPGALVNIVPAKKVGRK
- the rplD gene encoding 50S ribosomal protein L4 encodes the protein MVNCVVRNWNGEEVGQATLELKVAKEENAAHVVHRALVRQQANARQGTASTKTRAEVRGGGRKPWRQKGTGRARAGSIRSPLWRGGGVIFGPKPRDYDTKMNRKERRLALRTAFFSRAEDMIVVEEFADKLPRPKTKELVEAIARWGVEPNSKVLLILAEREENVYLSARNVAKMKIIPATQLNVFDLLAADKIVTTPSALVKIQEVYSE
- the rplX gene encoding 50S ribosomal protein L24, whose protein sequence is MAAKKQSKRNGTKLPQRYKMHVKKGDTVQVIAGRDKGKVGEILRTIPQESRVIVKGINIKTKHVKPQQEGESGQIVTVEAPIHSSNVMLYSTQQKIASRICYTLNDEGRKVRMLKKTGEIID
- the rplR gene encoding 50S ribosomal protein L18; translated protein: MKLTRKELIQRRHHRVRRKVNGSSERPRLAVFRSNQHIYVQVIDDTQQRTLACASTLEPDLKSQLTTGATCAASVEVGKLIAQRAIAQGISRVVFDRGGNLYHGRIKALADAAREAGLDF
- the rpsH gene encoding 30S ribosomal protein S8, which codes for MAANDTISDMLTRIRNANLARHQTTEIPATKMTRSIAKVLREEGFIAEFEEVGEGIKQHLLISLKYKGKNRQPIINTLKRVSKPGLRVYSNRKELPRVLGGIGIAIISTSSGIMTDREARRQGVGGEVLCYIW
- the rplP gene encoding 50S ribosomal protein L16 yields the protein MLSPRRTKFRKQQRGRMNGLATRGNSLNFGDFGLQSTEPSWITSRQIEASRRAMTRYIRRGGKIWIRVFPDKPVTMRPAETRMGSGKGSPEFWVAVVKPGRILFEIAGVPEETAREAMRLASHKLPIKTKFITREEEGTV
- the rpsS gene encoding 30S ribosomal protein S19 — translated: MGRSLKKGPFVADHLLKKIENLNARGDKQLIKTWSRASTVLPQMVGHTIAVHNGRTHVPVYVTEQMVGHKLGEFAPTRTFRGHSKDSKAKR
- the rpmC gene encoding 50S ribosomal protein L29, producing the protein MALPKIEEARNLGDQELAEEILAVKRQLFDLRLQQATRRLEKLHQFKHTKHRLGQLLTVEGERQRAAKAQKPQPDATSEE
- the rplN gene encoding 50S ribosomal protein L14, which codes for MIQPQSYLNVADNSGARKLMCIRVLGASGRRYAGVGDVIIAVVKDAIPNMAVKKSDVVRAVIVRTRKNMRRDSGMSIRFDDNAAVIINADGNPRGTRVFGPVARELRDKNFTKIVSLAPEVL
- a CDS encoding 50S ribosomal protein L23: MSEYNPRALADLVYRPIVTEKATLLMEQNKYVFEVVPKATKPEIKAAIEDLFKVKVVSVNTLRLPRKKRRVGKFAGFKPQYKRAIVTLASGETITLFPEV